The following are encoded together in the Gemmatimonadota bacterium genome:
- a CDS encoding PIN domain-containing protein, translating to MIFVDSGAWIALSNQRDQNHTDAVTIYADLKRQKTRFLTTDYVLDETITRLRYDVSHSVAVQFLDFIERAKKIDGLTVTEIDKTLFQEAKRLFRQYDSAKLSFTDCTSFAVCQKHSISETYAF from the coding sequence ATGATTTTTGTCGATAGCGGTGCTTGGATTGCCCTTTCCAATCAAAGAGATCAGAATCACACCGACGCTGTGACGATTTACGCGGACTTAAAACGGCAAAAAACGCGATTTTTAACGACGGATTATGTGCTTGATGAAACTATAACGCGACTTCGATATGACGTGAGCCACTCAGTAGCGGTGCAGTTTCTCGACTTTATTGAACGCGCTAAAAAAATAGATGGTTTAACCGTCACAGAAATAGATAAGACCCTGTTTCAAGAAGCTAAGCGGCTTTTTCGGCAATACGATTCTGCAAAGTTATCATTTACAGATTGCACCAGTTTCGCGGTTTGTCAGAAGCATAGTATTTCTGAGACCTATGCTTTTG